The Oceaniferula marina genome segment CAAATCGGAATCCATCTTTATTGATCACAACTTATGGAACGTGACACCCGAATTCGTGTGCCTTGCAGGGAAAACCGATGATTCCACTGAGTGAACAAACTTATGGTTTCATCCTTCGATCCGATTCGGAATAATCAACCTTTCTGGAAGTGCTTAGTTTTTTTGCAGAACGTAAAGCTCACCCGCCACGATGAAATGGTAGATGAACGAATTAATAGATTTCCTTTTGAGAAACAGAAACAAAACCTGGCACGGCGGCTACTAGTGGTCGGGTGCAGCGACTTGTTATGCAATTAGTTTCCTCCGTCTTTCCTGATGCTTTTACGAACGACTCGGAATACAGATTTCAGCGAATCTCGATCAAGCATTCATTCCGCCTTGCGAGAATAACCGATGAATCCACTGAGTGAACAAACTTATGGTTTCATTCTTCGAGCCGATTCGGAATAGTCAACCATTTGAATGATCTGCCTATTTTTTCGCATAACGTAAAGCACACCGGCGGCGATGTGCTAGTTGATATACGATTAAAGTCTCATTCCTGTAAAACCGGTCGCAAAACCTGACTGCTAGCTTGCTAGCCGTCGGGTGCTGCGACTTGTTAGGCTTTATTTTGCATAATGCAACCCCAGCCATCATAATCGACATTAAAAAGCTCGGAGACGCAAAGCATCAGGCCAGAGACTGAGCATATGATGTTTTGTTCAATTGGCATTTCGACGAATACTGAAATCCTGAAAACTTCATCTACTTTTGTAACCGTTGTTTTGCCATAATGGTTATCTTCAATAAACGATGCGACAAGTTCGGCTTTTTCTTCATCACTAGCGTTTATTGTGAAATCAACAGTCCTAGGGACAGAAAACTTATCTCCGTGAGAGTCGTTTTGAATAAGCAGTTTCGTGTCCTCTTCGGAATTGATGAGTAGTTGTTCGACGATTTTCATGATTTTTTTGCCTAACGTAAAGCTCACCCGCCACGATGAAATGGCAGATGAACTGATTAATAGGTTTCCTTTTGAGAAACAGAAATAAAACCTGGCCAGTCAGCTACTAGTGGTCGGGTGCAGCGACTTGTTATGCAACTTGGTTTCCTCCGTCTTTCTTGATGCTTTTACGAGTGATTCGGAATACAGATTTCAGCGAATCTCGATCAAGCATTCATTCCGCCTTGCGAGAATAACCGTTGAATCCACTGAGTGAACAAACTTATGGTTTCATCCTTCGAGCCGATTCGGAATAGTCAACCATTTGAATGATCTGCCTATTTTTTCGCATAACGTAAAGCACACCGGCAGCGATCATGCGCCGATATACGAATTAAAGATACAATGTCGTCAAAAGGTTACCTGTCGAAAACTCGACAGCTACTAGCTGTCGGGTGCTGCGACTTGTTGGGCTTGTTTGGATATTACCAGAGCCTATCTACTATATGACGCTTA includes the following:
- a CDS encoding ribonuclease E inhibitor RraB: MKIVEQLLINSEEDTKLLIQNDSHGDKFSVPRTVDFTINASDEEKAELVASFIEDNHYGKTTVTKVDEVFRISVFVEMPIEQNIICSVSGLMLCVSELFNVDYDGWGCIMQNKA